CAGCGCCCGGCCAGCAGCAGCTagccaccggccggccggccggcctgtccGGCGGGCCATCCATGCATCCCGGTCGCCTCCATCAATGCGTGCCCGCGGTGGCGGAGACCGCGCACGACGCCACCTGGCCCAGCTCCGGCATGGTTTTGGCGTCCATGAATGAATGGCCTGTCGGAGCGCGCCCGCCAGCAGGCCGTCGATTGGTCGCCGCGGCGACGGGCGGTGTTTAATTCGGTTCCGGTGGGTGGAGCTGCAGGCCGCGGGACGGCCCGTCCCCGTCGGTCGCGCCGCAGGCTCGCAGCCGCGCGCGGCATGTCCCTGGCCTCAACCGCTTATTGGTCCCCAGCACCCCTATCGCTCGGTGTCGCGTCTGCACTCGCCCGAGTAAAGGCAAAAAAAGGCTAGTGCTGCTACCAGTGAATTCAGCAAAGATTTCAGGTCGTCGGTGCACGGATCCAATCGAGTGCTTGGTGAAGATTTGGCTTGATTGTTATGGCAGCTTCCGGGCCATTTACGGCCAGAAATCTGTTGGAACCAACGGAGAGACTGGACGAGAACGAGGCCGGACTGCCACCAACCACCTGTCGGAATGCCTTTGCCAGCCAGTGCCTTTTTAAACCTGGCTGCAACATACTGGAGCCAGTTTCCGGTGGCTGCGTACGAGCACCACGCACGTTTTCTACAGAATTCCACGTCGGCGACAACGCCAGAAATTACGATGTGTTaatcccaccccgtaaacgcaaaaacataaaattttgcaaaggaatcttgctaatttgaagtactaaatgaagtctatttacaaaaatttttgcatgaatgggatgtaaaatcacgagacgaatttaatgaacctacttaatccatgatttgcaacagtgatgctacagtatcatCCACTAATTgttaattaatcatgaattaattagcatcattagattcgtctcgcgatttacaacccatttgtgcaaaaagttatgtaaatagattttatttagtacttcaaattggtaagattccatcgcaaaaaattttgcgtttacatgcgacgaactaaacacggcctaagtaAGGCTGCTGCCCACATTTCGTCAAGCGGTATAGTTAGACCAGTACGTACCCACTCTCTCGCAGCGCACGTGCGTCCCACCGGCGACGGCCGTTCACAAGACATCCGGCCCGGGCAGGGAGAGACGTCACCTGGCGGCTGGGGTTAGTTACAAAACTGTATCGGTTGCCGAAGAGAGTAGTCGACTGTAGATTTGTATGGTTCTCGCATTGCGCCATTGCTAACGCTCGAGATCTGTTTTAGACCAACTGATCGAAGACGAAAGGGAGGAACGACGACGGCAGCAGCCCGTACGTGTGAACCTGCCGCATACATCATCAGCCGGCTGCGCAAGTGATGTTCTGGTTCTCTACATTCACAAGTAACTAAGATAGGAAGAACCGGCGGCCACATGCAGTGTATGGACACGCACGGCCGACATAACTAATGATGATCAGCTACTTGCTTGGCAAGCATGGTCGCTGGTGCGACGCACAAATGGTTTACTACTCTTGCATCAGATCACGCATAAAGAAGGCCGGCGTCGTTGCCCCCGGCGACACGGAGCAGCAGCGACGTCACCGGCGACACCGGCGGATGTCATAGACAAAGGAATGAGGTGATGCGATGCGAtgcatggagaagatggacttGGCCATGGGCCAGCAGGCCGATGGACTTTCTCATCTCGATCAGGTTGTCAACTAGGGCAAGGAAGCGCCATGCCGCCTATCGATACGCAGACGCAGGTGAGGAGGGCAGCAGCGGGGGGAGCGCGTACGCGGCCGCCGACGACGGAGGGAGAGCCGCGAGAGAAGCAGCGGCGAAGGACGGGTGGTTCGCGCCGTCGCGCGGGCGGGGCGTACGCCTGCTGATCGATACGCGGTTTCGCTCGCTATCATCTCCTCGCCCTCAGGCCTTAGGGGGGCAAGGGCATCTTCTGCGCTCTGACTTGCATTGGGTTTGGCTGGACGCGGCCTATGGGCGAGCGATCTCGACCGGATTGGCTATATATgtgtcttcttttctttttcagttTTTCTTGTTGGTATGCTACTGTGCTATAGGCTAAAACCGAAGGTTACAGGACGAAACAAAATGGGCAAAGAGGCTTTACAATCAGATTCCCTGTTGTTTAATTTCTAGCTAGCGACCCTGATAGGCCTTTTTATTGGCCTTCCATTACGGGCTGCCTTAACCTGCCTAGAGGGCTAGAGGCTAGAGTTTGTTGTGCTGTCTCAACTGGCTGTAACGATGATTGCTGCATGTGAACTGGGACAAACTTTGTAGAAATTTTAGTGTACATACGCTTTGGCTATTCATAAAAATTCCAACCCATTGGTTCTAGATAGAAAAGGACATGTTTTAGAGCGACCAGTTCATATACTTGCAATTCAATAACAATCTCTCATCTAGAAGACAAACCGAAAGGGTCCCGCCCCTTTTAGGAGTAATATACACCAAAGTAGTTTTTGGTAATGTTAAAATCTCTGATGTGTGCTCCACATGATTAATTTTTGTGTGAAAACTATTATACCTTTTGTGTAGACGTGTGGTGGTGGGTTATTTTATCCGCAAGGGCTCAAATTCTCATGCTCATACATTACAAAGATAAAACATTGCGTCTGTGGCTAGCTGATGTGGATGCTGCAATATTAAGAAAGGAAAACCAAGGTAGATGATGAGGTGTGAAGAAGACAGCATGTAGATCTGAAGTTGGAAAATGATGAttcaaaatctaatttcttgCAAGTAAATACTTTTGACTATTATCCCCTTATGTACACACATCATCTGGTGAGTTTTTGCATTTTCTTTTTGAATCATTACTGATAACAACACAACACTTAGTGTCTTAGTCCAGTAAAATAAAGCACTGTTTCTAGAGAAATCTAGAGTGCTTGTCAGCATAGCTACTTTCCACAAAAGTCAAAAAAAATCCAGCAAACCTACTAAGCCTTGTACGAAAACTGAAACTATctggttcagacttagtaggaggCATATCCATCTCTGAATCTCTTTGATCCGAGTGAACCTCCCCTGACCAACCAGGGGCTGAGACGACGTCTGCCACAGAAGATCCGCCCGGCGTGTCCACGTCCCCAGCCAGTCCTCTCTCGTCCATACTCCATGCCCAGGCTGTCCACTCGACTGGCTCCTACAGACCAACACCTACAGAGCCTTCCATTAACTCGACGCGCTATAAATCCCGCGATCCCCAGCTCCATGGCCGCAAGCCAGAAGCTGCTGCAGCATCCATCCATCCTTCCCATcctgctctcgagctccaaGCCTCAAACCCGTCCGCGCCTGCTCAGGCTCAGCTAGCCGGGGACGAATTAACCGAGCAGCATCCATGGCGGCCGTGTTGGTGGCGAGGCAGGGGCGCGAGCTGCAGCGCTACAGCCAGCGCACCGGCGGGCGCATCGTGGTTGGGTGCATCCCGTACCGCGTGCGGTGCGACGGCGAGCTGGAGGTGCTGGTGATCACGTCGCAGAAGGGGCACGGCATGATGTTCCCCAAGGGCGGGTGGGAGGAGGACGAGTCCATGGACGAGGCCGCCCGgcgcgaggccctcgaggaggCCGGCGTCCTCGGCGACACCGAGCCGGTGCTCGGCTTCTGGCACTACAAGAGCCGCCGCTACGTCGACCAGACCTACGAGGGCTTCATGTTCCCGCTCCGCGTCGCCGACGAGCTCCACCAGTGGCCCGAGATGGCCTCCCGCAAGCGCACCTGGGTGAGTAGTCGACGACACCATTTCACCAATTCGTTCGCTCGCGGCACGCGCTGCCCAATGCAATTCCACCCCCAAAACCAATGCCAGGACATGTCATCTGACCCCTCGATTGTATGGAACAACAGGCAACGGTGAACCAGGTGATGGACGGGTGCCCGCACTTGTGGATGCGGGAGGCGCTCGAGAAGCTCGTCGCCCGGCACGCCATGGCCATGCTGCAGTCCGCTCTCTGATCTGGAGAGAGGACCTCGCGGCCGGCGTACTCCCGCGAGAAAGGATCGGCAGCACGAACCCAAGCTAGCACGCGTCGTCACGGCTCCCACGGTGCagcggcaggccggccggcgttCCGGCGCTCGGATTTGGTCGCCCTCACCGGAgagacggcggcgcggagcgcggGGTGGATGCTGGCGGCGCTTTCTTGACTCCTCCCGAGACGCGGAGTCGTCGTTGCGCGGTTGCTGcagatttaaaaaaaataatctcAGCGAGCAAATCATTGGACCAAATGTAAACAAAACCAAACAGGACACATCATACTAGCGAACGGGCGAACAGCAGCGCGGAACAATCCACGATTATTTGGAGTCAGTAACAGAAAAAAAGTGTAAATTAGTGCTAGTAACTTCGTTTCTTGGTGCCAGAATTTGAATGAAACATCTGTTCAGGCGAAAATTTTCTCACTTAATTACCAGCCGGTACTAGTACTCAATTAAGCGGTGAAGTTGCTCGGACAGACGGCGACACCTGAAGTTAGTCCTCCCTACGCACGTGCTCTACAACTAGCAGCTTCGCTGCCTGGCTGGTGCCTGCCTACACCTGGATTGGTCACCTCTGAACCAGATTATCAGAGGAACACCCCCTGCGATTCGTTGGCTGATGATAGCCAGGTACTAGGATCCATCCCATGCGAGAAGCCAAGGCCAAGAACAAGCCGTTCCGGAAACTGACCTGTCGATCCGGTCCCGGAGCAGCGACG
This window of the Panicum virgatum strain AP13 chromosome 1K, P.virgatum_v5, whole genome shotgun sequence genome carries:
- the LOC120640959 gene encoding nudix hydrolase 18, mitochondrial-like, giving the protein MAAVLVARQGRELQRYSQRTGGRIVVGCIPYRVRCDGELEVLVITSQKGHGMMFPKGGWEEDESMDEAARREALEEAGVLGDTEPVLGFWHYKSRRYVDQTYEGFMFPLRVADELHQWPEMASRKRTWATVNQVMDGCPHLWMREALEKLVARHAMAMLQSAL